A DNA window from Trueperaceae bacterium contains the following coding sequences:
- a CDS encoding ParA family protein, producing the protein MKVLTFFNHAGGVAKTSTVRDVGFVLGERGHRVLLIDLDPQANLTRWLGVDDAELAETVYPGVMPTADEELDDPDVELALPAPKRVHGVDLIPSQLNLAILEREILNVFMGVLRLREAVRKLEGYDYVLIDPPPSLGQLSALAVVAADRVVVPLPTNRKGLDGLGTVIKMVREYRKAAPGLDVAFFVLTQHDRRTRHDRESLEAIRKQLVNIAPVSTPLASRPAYYSDAQVAGVPVPLYAPGSEADAEIRAVADELLRAVEGR; encoded by the coding sequence ATGAAGGTGCTGACGTTCTTCAACCACGCCGGCGGCGTAGCGAAGACGAGCACCGTGCGTGACGTCGGCTTCGTGCTGGGCGAGCGAGGCCACCGCGTCCTGCTGATCGACCTCGACCCGCAGGCGAACCTGACGCGGTGGCTGGGCGTGGACGACGCCGAGCTCGCGGAGACGGTGTACCCGGGCGTGATGCCGACGGCCGACGAGGAGCTCGACGACCCGGACGTCGAGCTGGCGCTGCCCGCTCCGAAGCGCGTGCACGGCGTCGACCTCATCCCGAGCCAGCTGAACCTGGCGATCCTCGAGCGGGAGATCCTGAACGTGTTCATGGGGGTGCTGCGGCTGCGGGAGGCCGTGAGGAAGCTCGAAGGCTACGACTACGTGCTCATCGACCCGCCGCCCAGCCTCGGGCAGCTCTCGGCGCTGGCCGTAGTCGCGGCCGACAGGGTGGTGGTGCCGCTCCCGACGAACAGGAAGGGGCTCGACGGGCTCGGCACGGTGATCAAGATGGTGCGCGAGTACCGCAAGGCGGCGCCCGGCCTCGACGTGGCGTTCTTCGTGCTGACGCAGCACGACAGGCGAACCCGGCACGACCGCGAGAGCCTCGAGGCGATCCGCAAGCAGCTCGTGAACATCGCGCCGGTCTCGACGCCGCTCGCGAGCCGGCCGGCGTACTACTCGGACGCGCAGGTCGCCGGCGTCCCGGTGCCGCTCTACGCCCCGGGCAGCGAGGCCGACGCGGAGATCAGGGCCGTCGCCGACGAGCTGCTGCGGGCGGTGGAGGGACGCTGA
- a CDS encoding ParB/RepB/Spo0J family partition protein: MAKRKGGIDRAAVFEAILGGIAEPEETVGSATTVPLRAIRYNSRQPRKHISEAGLHELAASIRDKGVLEPVILRRVGGGYELVAGERRTRAAALAGLDEVPAVVVDIDDRGALEIAIIENLQREDLNAVEETEAVLGLLELYLDMDRREVVQLLQALYNEERGRITSRKVGDREREAVRALFERLGRFSVTSFVSNRLPILDFPESLLAAVREGRLAFTKAQALARVEDPDDRERLLAVAIAEDLSLSQIRRRITELRAGREALARRRPAGALDRTQRLVSTTKRLLNKRRLVQLPPERLARVNALLEELKSELEDE; this comes from the coding sequence ATGGCCAAGCGCAAGGGCGGCATCGACCGCGCCGCGGTGTTCGAGGCGATCCTGGGCGGCATCGCCGAGCCCGAGGAGACGGTCGGGAGCGCGACTACGGTCCCGCTGCGGGCGATCCGCTACAACAGCCGCCAACCGCGCAAGCACATCTCGGAGGCGGGCCTGCACGAGCTGGCGGCGAGCATCCGCGACAAGGGCGTCTTGGAGCCCGTGATCCTGCGGCGCGTGGGCGGCGGCTACGAGCTCGTCGCCGGCGAGCGTCGGACGCGGGCCGCGGCACTGGCGGGCCTCGACGAGGTCCCCGCCGTCGTCGTGGACATCGACGACCGCGGCGCCCTCGAGATCGCGATCATCGAGAACCTCCAACGCGAGGACCTGAACGCCGTGGAGGAGACCGAGGCCGTGCTCGGCCTGCTGGAGCTCTACCTGGACATGGACAGGCGCGAGGTCGTACAGCTCCTGCAGGCGCTCTACAACGAGGAGCGCGGGCGCATCACGTCGCGGAAGGTCGGCGACCGTGAGCGCGAGGCGGTGAGGGCGCTGTTCGAGCGGCTGGGCCGCTTCAGCGTCACCTCGTTCGTCAGCAACCGCCTGCCGATCCTCGACTTCCCGGAGAGCCTGCTGGCGGCGGTGCGCGAGGGGCGTCTGGCGTTCACGAAGGCGCAGGCTCTCGCTCGGGTCGAGGACCCGGACGACAGGGAGAGGTTGCTGGCCGTGGCGATCGCCGAGGACCTGTCGCTGAGCCAGATCAGGCGGCGCATCACCGAGCTGCGCGCCGGTCGCGAGGCGCTGGCGCGGCGTCGTCCCGCCGGGGCCCTCGACCGCACCCAACGGCTCGTCTCCACCACCAAGCGGCTCCTGAACAAGCGCCGCCTGGTGCAGCTCCCGCCCGAGCGCCTGGCGCGCGTGAACGCGCTGCTGGAGGAGCTCAAGAGCGAGCTAGAGGACGAGTAG
- a CDS encoding peroxiredoxin has translation MLKVGTTAPDFALPDQDGRVHRLADKRGSWVVLYFYPKDDTSGCTKEACAFRDAMSDLGDLDAVVLGVSADDEASHREFASKYGLNFPLLADVDRRAIEAYEAWGEKEHEGVRYEGIVRVTYLIDPAGRVAETWLVTDPEAHAAEVREALARHAGRVSA, from the coding sequence ATGCTGAAGGTCGGAACAACCGCCCCAGACTTCGCGCTACCGGACCAGGACGGCCGCGTCCACCGGCTAGCGGACAAGCGCGGCTCGTGGGTCGTTCTGTACTTCTATCCGAAGGACGACACGTCGGGATGCACGAAGGAGGCCTGCGCGTTCCGGGACGCCATGTCCGATCTCGGAGACCTGGACGCCGTCGTCCTCGGGGTGTCGGCGGACGACGAGGCGAGCCACAGGGAGTTCGCCTCCAAGTACGGTCTGAACTTCCCGCTGCTGGCAGACGTCGACCGTCGGGCCATCGAGGCGTACGAGGCGTGGGGCGAGAAGGAGCACGAGGGCGTGAGGTACGAGGGGATCGTGCGCGTGACGTACCTCATCGACCCGGCGGGCAGGGTGGCGGAGACGTGGCTCGTCACCGACCCCGAGGCGCACGCTGCCGAGGTGCGCGAGGCGCTGGCTAGGCACGCCGGCCGCGTGTCCGCTTGA
- a CDS encoding GntR family transcriptional regulator: MGEKGPAFGSGRPTVAGKGERLKQVVVERIRSGVYPVGTRLPGVRSAAREFGVHANTVSRVYGELADAGLLRTVQGSGTFVVDVPGPAQARQALAELSAGLRALALQARRLGLSREDWARLVDEAEAEGFRAEGPTMWFVERAARDAEEFAARLCTLLERPVLPLPTTELPRRSGELGGPGQLLVTTPFQLEEVEALVGAEHEVVSVNVVPTTETLVRLARLRPDARVTIVASHAGALARFAAMVKTYTRREPAATAVIDDADAPGLVRRAEVLVVSRSAHERVAGWGPTGEVIAMRFQIEPTSIAYLREVLRRRAAGEGRGAKTDDVRAADADDVRGAGGEGEGG; encoded by the coding sequence ATGGGTGAGAAGGGGCCGGCGTTCGGGTCGGGGCGCCCGACGGTGGCGGGGAAGGGCGAGCGCCTCAAGCAGGTGGTCGTCGAGCGCATCCGCTCCGGCGTCTACCCGGTCGGCACGCGCCTGCCGGGCGTGAGGTCCGCCGCTCGGGAGTTCGGGGTGCACGCCAACACCGTCAGCCGCGTCTACGGGGAGCTGGCGGACGCAGGCCTGCTGCGCACCGTGCAGGGCAGCGGCACCTTCGTCGTCGACGTGCCGGGCCCGGCCCAGGCCCGCCAGGCGCTGGCCGAGCTGAGCGCGGGCCTGCGGGCCCTGGCGCTGCAGGCGCGTCGGCTCGGCCTCTCCCGGGAGGACTGGGCGCGGCTCGTGGACGAGGCCGAGGCGGAGGGCTTCCGAGCCGAGGGGCCGACGATGTGGTTCGTCGAGCGCGCCGCCCGCGACGCCGAGGAGTTCGCCGCCAGGCTCTGCACCCTGCTGGAGCGGCCCGTGCTCCCGCTACCGACGACGGAGCTGCCCCGGCGCAGCGGGGAGCTGGGCGGCCCCGGCCAGCTCCTGGTCACGACGCCGTTCCAGCTGGAGGAGGTCGAGGCGTTGGTGGGTGCCGAGCACGAGGTCGTGAGCGTCAACGTGGTGCCCACGACCGAGACGCTCGTGCGCCTCGCCCGCCTGAGGCCCGACGCCCGCGTCACGATCGTCGCCTCGCACGCCGGGGCGCTCGCCCGCTTCGCGGCGATGGTGAAGACCTACACGCGCCGCGAGCCGGCGGCGACGGCGGTGATCGACGACGCCGACGCGCCCGGACTCGTGCGCCGCGCCGAGGTCCTCGTCGTCAGCCGGTCCGCCCACGAGCGCGTCGCGGGCTGGGGACCCACCGGCGAGGTGATCGCGATGCGGTTCCAGATCGAGCCCACGTCCATCGCCTACCTCCGCGAGGTGCTGCGGAGGCGCGCCGCCGGGGAGGGGCGAGGCGCCAAGACCGACGACGTGCGAGCCGCCGACGCCGACGACGTGCGAGGAGCCGGCGGCGAGGGCGAGGGCGGCTGA
- a CDS encoding M14 family zinc carboxypeptidase, translated as MTEELAAALARVPDYDRFLTLAEMTDRARAVADEHPHLASIVRVGASTQGRPIEMVRIGDGPQRMLLYALPHPNEPIGAMLVQFLLGELVANEDLRRGRSWYLLPCVDPDGTVLNEGWFGGPFTIRNYARHFYRPRSVEQVEWTFPIRYKTFAFDDPIPETRALMSALELVRPHFVYSLHNAGFGGVYYYLSHDVPAAYGKLHAIPRSRGLFMSLGEPEMPWAVELHPAVYKSPLVTDAYDHYERYGPPGKDPAELIQGGAGSFDYLRSLGLADTFTIVTELPYFQSPVIQDTSPSGLTRREVVLAGADKTAEMADALEDVLERVRPHVDQGERFFRTVASFARFYDAHVETTRRWAETAEGMDEPATVAQRADELYVGTFYRLLIASMLRRSLEAHLGAREDETLRAALADLEAHLDRWATEVETNLDSSPIPIKRLVEVQYGAMLAVLDSGVVPGA; from the coding sequence ATGACCGAGGAACTGGCGGCCGCGCTGGCGCGCGTCCCCGACTACGACCGCTTCCTCACGCTCGCGGAGATGACGGACCGCGCCCGCGCCGTCGCCGACGAGCATCCGCACCTCGCCTCGATCGTGAGGGTCGGCGCCTCGACCCAGGGCAGGCCGATCGAGATGGTCCGCATCGGCGACGGACCGCAGCGGATGCTCCTCTACGCCCTGCCGCACCCCAACGAGCCCATCGGCGCGATGCTCGTCCAGTTCCTCCTGGGCGAGCTGGTCGCGAACGAGGACCTCAGGCGCGGACGCTCCTGGTACCTGCTGCCCTGCGTCGACCCCGACGGGACCGTCCTCAACGAGGGCTGGTTCGGCGGGCCGTTCACGATCCGCAACTACGCCCGCCACTTCTACCGCCCGCGCAGCGTGGAGCAGGTCGAGTGGACGTTCCCCATCAGGTACAAGACGTTCGCGTTCGACGACCCGATCCCCGAGACGCGGGCGCTGATGAGCGCCCTCGAGCTGGTGCGCCCCCACTTCGTGTACTCGCTCCACAACGCGGGCTTCGGCGGCGTCTACTACTACCTCAGCCACGACGTGCCCGCGGCCTACGGGAAGCTCCACGCCATACCGCGCTCCCGCGGCCTGTTCATGTCCCTCGGCGAGCCGGAGATGCCCTGGGCCGTCGAGCTCCACCCCGCCGTCTACAAGAGCCCGCTGGTCACCGACGCCTACGACCACTACGAGAGGTACGGACCTCCCGGCAAGGACCCGGCCGAGCTGATCCAGGGCGGGGCCGGCAGCTTCGACTACCTGCGCTCCCTCGGCCTCGCGGACACGTTCACGATCGTGACCGAGCTCCCCTACTTCCAGTCGCCGGTGATCCAGGACACGAGCCCCTCCGGCCTGACGCGGCGCGAGGTCGTGCTGGCCGGCGCCGACAAGACCGCGGAGATGGCCGACGCCCTGGAGGACGTGCTCGAGCGCGTGCGTCCGCACGTCGACCAGGGCGAGAGGTTCTTCCGCACCGTCGCGTCCTTCGCGAGGTTCTACGACGCGCACGTCGAGACCACGCGCCGCTGGGCCGAGACGGCCGAGGGCATGGACGAGCCGGCGACGGTCGCGCAGCGCGCCGACGAGCTCTACGTCGGCACGTTCTACAGGCTGCTGATCGCGAGCATGCTGCGGCGTTCGCTCGAGGCGCACCTGGGGGCCCGCGAGGACGAGACGCTGCGCGCGGCGCTCGCCGACCTCGAGGCGCACCTCGACCGCTGGGCGACCGAGGTCGAGACGAACCTCGACAGCTCCCCAATCCCGATCAAGCGGCTCGTGGAGGTGCAGTACGGCGCGATGCTCGCGGTCCTGGACAGCGGGGTCGTGCCGGGGGCGTAG
- the nikC gene encoding nickel transporter permease, producing the protein MADVAAAPAPRSGQGRRVLRSFVRNRLAVVGSVVLVVMLGAALLAPAVAPHDPLTLDLVNAYAPPGSPGHLLGTDNFGRDILSRLIHGSRISLVIGVVVVSIAATIGTVLGLLAGYLGGWFDELVMRAVEIFYAFPFLVLAIAVIAVFGPSIFNVMWVLGLVSWPIYARLVRAQVLALHDVEYVEAARASGMSRWRVMFRHVLPNVLTPVIVTATFGIPEAILASAALGFLGLGVQPPTPEWGAMIAEGKDFIRRAPNLITWPGLAIMVVVLGFNFVGDGLRDALDPKGKKG; encoded by the coding sequence ATGGCTGACGTCGCCGCCGCCCCCGCCCCGCGCTCCGGCCAGGGCCGCCGCGTCCTGCGGTCGTTCGTCCGCAACCGCCTCGCCGTCGTGGGCAGCGTCGTGCTCGTCGTGATGCTCGGCGCCGCCCTGCTGGCGCCGGCCGTCGCGCCGCACGACCCACTGACGCTCGACCTCGTCAACGCCTACGCTCCCCCTGGCTCGCCCGGCCACCTGCTCGGCACCGACAACTTCGGCCGCGACATCCTGTCGCGGCTGATCCACGGCTCGCGGATCTCGCTCGTCATCGGCGTCGTCGTCGTGTCGATCGCCGCGACGATCGGCACCGTGCTGGGCCTCCTGGCCGGCTACCTCGGGGGCTGGTTCGACGAGCTCGTGATGCGCGCCGTCGAGATCTTCTACGCCTTCCCGTTCCTCGTCCTGGCGATCGCCGTGATCGCGGTGTTCGGGCCGAGCATCTTCAACGTCATGTGGGTGCTCGGGCTCGTGTCGTGGCCGATCTACGCCAGGCTCGTGCGGGCGCAGGTGCTGGCCCTCCACGACGTCGAGTACGTCGAGGCGGCGCGCGCCTCCGGCATGAGCCGGTGGCGCGTGATGTTCAGGCACGTCCTCCCCAACGTCCTCACGCCGGTGATCGTCACGGCGACCTTCGGCATCCCCGAGGCGATCCTCGCCAGCGCCGCGCTCGGCTTCCTGGGCCTGGGCGTGCAGCCGCCCACGCCGGAGTGGGGCGCGATGATCGCCGAGGGCAAGGACTTCATCCGCCGCGCCCCCAACCTCATCACCTGGCCGGGCCTGGCGATCATGGTCGTCGTCCTGGGCTTCAACTTCGTGGGCGACGGCCTGCGAGACGCCCTCGACCCGAAGGGCAAGAAAGGCTGA
- the nikB gene encoding nickel ABC transporter permease, with amino-acid sequence MLAYAARRLLGMVPVLLGIAFITFALVSFAPGDAIRLMLGSESVNVENVERLRRELGLDLPWYQQFWNYLGGILSGDLGTSITSRQPVADQVFQRFPNTLVLTAASLLVALLIAVPLGVFAAARHNGAGDYLAMGFAMVGVAMPNFWLGLILLIVFGLELRWLPIRGIGSLADGVLDYASHLVLPAVTLGTSLAAILTRLTRNTMLDVLGEDYVRTARAKGVRPGRVLFRHALRNALLPVVTAAGLQFGALLGGAVIIETVFSWPGLGLLSINAIRQRDLPTMQGAVLVFATCFMLVTLLTDLLYAAINPRIRYG; translated from the coding sequence ATGCTCGCCTACGCAGCCCGCCGCCTGCTGGGGATGGTCCCCGTCCTCCTCGGCATCGCCTTCATCACGTTCGCGCTGGTCTCCTTCGCTCCCGGCGACGCGATCCGCCTGATGCTCGGCTCGGAGAGCGTCAACGTCGAGAACGTGGAGAGGCTCCGCCGCGAGCTGGGCCTCGACCTGCCCTGGTACCAGCAGTTCTGGAACTACCTGGGCGGCATCCTCAGCGGCGACCTCGGTACCTCGATCACCAGCCGGCAGCCCGTCGCCGACCAGGTCTTCCAGCGCTTCCCGAACACGCTGGTGCTCACGGCGGCCAGCCTCCTCGTCGCCCTGCTCATCGCCGTGCCCCTGGGCGTCTTCGCCGCCGCGCGCCACAACGGGGCCGGCGACTACCTGGCGATGGGCTTCGCGATGGTGGGCGTGGCCATGCCGAACTTCTGGCTGGGCCTGATCCTGCTCATCGTCTTCGGGCTCGAGCTGAGGTGGCTGCCGATCCGCGGCATCGGGTCGCTGGCGGACGGGGTGCTCGACTACGCGAGCCACCTCGTCCTTCCCGCGGTCACGCTCGGCACCTCGCTGGCGGCGATCCTCACGCGCCTCACGCGGAACACGATGCTCGACGTCCTCGGCGAGGACTACGTCAGGACGGCCCGCGCCAAGGGCGTGCGGCCGGGCAGGGTGCTGTTCAGGCACGCCCTCAGGAACGCGCTCCTGCCGGTGGTGACGGCCGCCGGCCTGCAGTTCGGGGCGCTCCTCGGCGGCGCCGTGATCATCGAGACGGTGTTCTCGTGGCCGGGCCTCGGCCTCCTGTCGATCAACGCGATCAGGCAGCGCGACCTGCCGACGATGCAGGGCGCCGTGCTCGTGTTCGCGACCTGCTTCATGCTCGTGACCCTGCTGACCGACCTGCTCTACGCCGCGATCAACCCGCGGATCCGCTATGGCTGA
- a CDS encoding ABC transporter substrate-binding protein, which yields MTVGVVALALLVGATALAQQRGGTLRIAYTSITQLDPYKTAANDEINASSLVFDPLFVIGKDDFQPVPHLAESWEAVDDTTWEFHLRQGVMFQDGNEVFPEGQSREVTADDVVYSVNRFLEVSTAFTLGNVTSVEAVDDYTVRITTAEPDPFLVTDVNRLARVVIVPHEAIEQLGEEGFARHPIGSGPFELTSFTPDQNLTFQRNEDYWLDTYLDAVEFVFIPDPTVQTIAVEAGDVDVVPYLFNIDSVAQLQDAPGIELYPRGGSYRGLGFNVTTPPFDEFEVRDAISKAIDIDAAVAAVVEPFGHRAYGQVPPWVDFEQDPTLEELWEYDPEEALEILESVGFTPGPDGVLQRDGEPLSFAIKTIAGSQVRVLTILVTQLQELGIDATLQQQDTAVWAEDLQTGNDTGVFFDYSFAGTTGLYSLFHSSNAGRTNTHFYENEDVDALLDEASRTVDFAERNRLWLEAQRLIMQDRAAIPLYFEFGYSVVSERVHDWVVPWGGLHLVSLENNVWVE from the coding sequence GTGACGGTGGGGGTTGTCGCTCTCGCGCTGCTCGTGGGCGCGACGGCGCTGGCGCAGCAGCGGGGAGGCACGCTGCGCATCGCGTACACGTCGATCACGCAGCTAGACCCGTACAAGACGGCTGCGAACGACGAGATCAACGCGTCGTCTCTGGTCTTCGACCCGCTGTTCGTCATCGGCAAGGACGACTTCCAGCCCGTCCCCCACCTCGCGGAGTCCTGGGAGGCCGTCGACGACACGACCTGGGAGTTCCACCTCCGGCAGGGCGTGATGTTCCAGGACGGCAACGAGGTCTTCCCCGAGGGCCAGTCGCGCGAGGTGACGGCGGACGACGTCGTCTACTCCGTGAACCGGTTCCTCGAGGTCTCCACGGCGTTCACGCTGGGCAACGTCACCAGCGTCGAGGCCGTCGACGACTACACGGTGCGCATCACGACGGCCGAGCCCGACCCGTTCCTCGTGACCGACGTGAACCGCCTGGCCCGCGTGGTGATCGTGCCGCACGAGGCGATCGAGCAGCTCGGCGAGGAGGGCTTCGCGCGCCACCCGATCGGCTCGGGACCGTTCGAGCTGACCTCGTTCACGCCCGACCAGAACCTCACCTTCCAGCGGAACGAGGACTACTGGCTCGACACGTACCTCGACGCGGTCGAGTTCGTGTTCATCCCCGACCCCACGGTGCAGACGATCGCCGTCGAGGCCGGCGACGTCGACGTCGTCCCCTACCTCTTCAACATCGACTCCGTCGCCCAGCTCCAGGACGCGCCCGGGATCGAGCTCTACCCGCGCGGCGGCTCCTACCGCGGCCTGGGCTTCAACGTCACGACCCCGCCCTTCGACGAGTTCGAGGTGCGCGACGCCATCAGCAAGGCCATCGACATCGACGCGGCCGTCGCGGCGGTCGTGGAGCCCTTCGGTCACCGCGCCTACGGCCAGGTGCCGCCGTGGGTCGACTTCGAGCAGGACCCGACGCTCGAGGAGCTGTGGGAGTACGACCCCGAGGAGGCGCTGGAGATCCTGGAGAGCGTCGGCTTCACGCCCGGGCCGGACGGCGTGCTGCAGCGCGACGGCGAGCCCCTCAGCTTCGCGATCAAGACGATCGCCGGCTCGCAGGTGCGCGTGCTGACGATCCTCGTCACGCAGCTGCAGGAGCTGGGCATCGACGCCACCCTCCAGCAGCAGGACACCGCGGTCTGGGCCGAGGACCTGCAGACCGGCAACGACACCGGCGTGTTCTTCGACTACAGCTTCGCCGGCACGACGGGCCTCTACTCCCTGTTCCACAGCAGCAACGCCGGCAGGACGAACACGCACTTCTACGAGAACGAGGATGTCGACGCGCTGCTCGACGAGGCCAGCCGGACCGTCGACTTCGCGGAGCGCAACCGCCTGTGGCTCGAGGCCCAGCGGCTGATCATGCAGGACCGCGCGGCGATCCCGCTCTACTTCGAGTTCGGCTACTCGGTGGTCAGCGAGAGGGTCCACGACTGGGTCGTGCCCTGGGGCGGGCTGCACCTCGTGTCGCTCGAGAACAACGTCTGGGTCGAGTAG
- the lysW gene encoding lysine biosynthesis protein LysW, producing MESFETDYGRVRLDPSQLMLGELVVTDEGVELEVVGLDPLRLEPAPEVAEDWGE from the coding sequence GTGGAGAGCTTCGAGACCGACTACGGGCGCGTGCGGCTGGACCCCAGCCAGCTGATGCTGGGCGAGCTGGTGGTGACGGACGAGGGGGTGGAGCTCGAGGTCGTCGGCCTCGACCCGCTCCGCCTCGAGCCGGCTCCGGAGGTGGCCGAGGACTGGGGAGAGTGA
- the lysX gene encoding lysine biosynthesis protein LysX has protein sequence MGGELTIAYDRVRPEERLLFEACEAAGVRYEPLYVPDLAPELGAADGLPGEGAVVLLRCVSQWRTLALARCLEANGALTVNPSRVIAVCGDKLATSAALVAAGVPTPRTGVAFTARAALDLCERLGYPVVFKPLVGSWGRMVSLVESRAAAEALLEHKEVLGGPEHKVHYVQELVAKPGRDIRAFVVGDRVVAAIYRTSVHWITNTARGGVASRCPVTDELSRVVLAAAAAVGGGVLAVDVVESAAGLQVIEVNHTMEFRNSIDVTGVDIPREVVTYAASLAAVPA, from the coding sequence TTGGGCGGTGAGCTGACGATCGCCTACGACAGGGTGCGTCCCGAGGAGCGGCTGCTGTTCGAGGCGTGCGAGGCCGCGGGCGTGCGGTACGAGCCGCTGTACGTGCCCGACCTGGCGCCCGAGCTGGGCGCGGCGGACGGCCTGCCGGGGGAGGGGGCGGTCGTACTGCTGCGCTGCGTCTCCCAGTGGCGCACGCTGGCTCTGGCGCGCTGCCTGGAGGCGAACGGGGCTCTCACCGTCAACCCCTCGCGGGTCATCGCCGTCTGCGGCGACAAGCTGGCGACGTCCGCGGCGCTAGTGGCGGCCGGCGTGCCCACGCCGCGCACGGGCGTGGCGTTCACCGCCCGGGCGGCGCTCGACCTCTGCGAGCGCCTCGGCTACCCCGTGGTGTTCAAGCCCCTGGTGGGCTCGTGGGGCCGCATGGTCTCGCTCGTCGAGTCGCGCGCCGCGGCCGAGGCGCTGCTCGAGCACAAGGAGGTCCTGGGCGGGCCCGAGCACAAGGTGCACTACGTCCAGGAGCTCGTGGCGAAGCCGGGCAGGGACATCAGGGCCTTCGTCGTCGGCGACCGCGTGGTCGCGGCCATCTACCGCACCTCCGTGCACTGGATCACGAACACGGCCCGCGGCGGCGTCGCCAGCCGCTGCCCCGTGACCGACGAGCTCTCCCGGGTCGTGCTCGCCGCCGCCGCGGCCGTGGGCGGTGGGGTCCTGGCCGTCGACGTCGTCGAGTCGGCGGCCGGCCTCCAGGTCATCGAGGTCAACCACACGATGGAGTTCCGCAACTCCATCGACGTGACCGGCGTCGACATCCCCCGGGAGGTCGTGACCTACGCCGCCTCGCTCGCGGCCGTCCCGGCGTGA
- the argC gene encoding N-acetyl-gamma-glutamyl-phosphate reductase: MSVTVTVAVLGASGYAGGEFLRLALGHPGLTVAQATSREHAGLPVHLVHPNLRGVTDLRFEHPDDLRRADVVVSALPHGRLAGRVDEVAGSCEVLVDLSADFRLRSPEAYRRHYGADHPRPDLLGAFVYANPELHRAELPGAARIAGAGCIATAAVLGLAPAVAAGLLDGERDGVVEAKVGSSAAGSTAGPSTHHPERAGVVRTYAPTRHRHLAELEQELPCAPRLHLTATAVERVRGVLVTAHVFVRDGVSERDVLAAYRERYAGEPFVRLVLARRGNHRVPDPKVLDGTNFCDVGFELDPDTGRLVVMAALDNLVKGTAGHALQALNVALGRPERDGLTFPGLHP; encoded by the coding sequence GTGAGCGTCACCGTCACCGTTGCCGTCCTCGGCGCCTCCGGCTACGCCGGCGGCGAGTTCCTGCGCCTCGCGCTCGGTCACCCCGGCCTGACCGTCGCCCAAGCGACGAGCCGGGAGCACGCCGGCCTGCCGGTGCACCTCGTCCACCCGAACCTGCGCGGCGTCACCGACCTCCGCTTCGAGCACCCCGACGACCTGCGGCGCGCCGACGTGGTCGTGAGCGCCCTGCCGCACGGCCGGCTCGCGGGCCGGGTCGACGAGGTCGCCGGGAGCTGCGAGGTGCTCGTCGACCTCTCGGCCGACTTCCGCCTGCGGTCACCCGAGGCCTACCGGCGCCACTACGGGGCGGACCATCCCCGGCCCGACCTCCTGGGCGCGTTCGTCTACGCGAACCCGGAGCTGCACCGGGCCGAGCTGCCCGGTGCCGCGCGCATCGCGGGCGCGGGCTGCATCGCCACGGCCGCGGTCCTCGGCCTGGCGCCGGCGGTGGCGGCCGGCCTGCTCGACGGGGAGCGCGACGGGGTCGTCGAGGCGAAGGTCGGCAGCAGCGCCGCCGGCAGCACGGCCGGCCCGTCCACGCACCACCCGGAGCGCGCCGGCGTGGTCAGGACCTACGCCCCCACCCGCCACCGGCACCTCGCCGAGCTCGAGCAGGAGCTGCCCTGCGCGCCGCGCCTCCACCTGACGGCGACGGCCGTCGAGCGGGTGCGCGGCGTGCTCGTGACGGCCCACGTCTTCGTGCGCGACGGGGTGAGCGAGCGCGACGTGCTCGCCGCGTACCGCGAGCGCTACGCCGGCGAGCCGTTCGTGCGCCTGGTGCTGGCGCGGCGCGGCAACCACCGCGTGCCGGACCCCAAGGTCCTCGACGGCACGAACTTCTGCGACGTCGGGTTCGAGCTCGACCCAGACACCGGGCGCCTGGTGGTGATGGCCGCGCTCGACAACCTCGTCAAGGGCACCGCCGGCCACGCGCTGCAGGCGCTGAACGTCGCCCTCGGCCGGCCCGAGAGGGACGGGCTCACGTTCCCGGGGCTGCACCCGTGA